CGCCGCGTGGCCGGCCGGTGCCGGCTCCTCACGCCAGCAGAGCGGCTCCCGGCCGAGGTGGATGCGCAGCGCCTCGGCGGCCAGGTCGATCCCGCTGCTGACGTGGACGAGGTGGTGCATGTTGCCCCCGCCGCCGAGGCGCGCGGTCATCTCCAGCAGCACCGGCCGCACCCCGCCGACCAGCCGCAGTTCGGTGTGCGTGGTGCCTTCCGTGACGCCGAAGGCGTGGTGGGCGCCGATCACCTCCGCCTCGATCGCGGCGAGTATCTCGGCCGGCAGTTGGGCGGGGGCCCGCAACGTGGACTCCTCGAAGTAGGGCCCCGTCAGCTCTCCCTTCCAGCTGACGGCACAGACCCGTACCTGCCCGTGGTGGACGAGTGATTCGGCGGAGATCTCCGGTCCGTCGAGGTACTCCTCGACCAGCACACCGGCGTCCGATTCCGATCCGTCGGCGGCGCCCAGGTGGGTTTCGACGAGCTTCCAGGTGCGGGCCACGGCCTGCTCAAGGCCCTCCCCGTCATCCGCACGGATCACAGCGAAACTGGAGTGGCCGTTCGCCGGTTTGACCACGACGGGGAACCGCAGGGTCAGCGCGTCGGTCCAGCGGTCCGGATCGTTGACGACCACGAAGCCGGGCACGCCCAGGCCCGCTGCCAGCAAGCGTTGACGCATGCTGCGCTTGTCGCGCACCACGGCCGCCGCCTCCTCGGTCAGCCCGGTGAGGCCCAGCTCCCGGGCAGCGCGCGCCACGAAAGGAATGACCCTTTCGTTGCCCGACATGATGCCGTCGAAGGGTTCTTGCCGGTAGCGGTCGGCGAGCGCGGACAACGCCCCGTCCGGGTCTCCGTCGATGTCCAGTGGCAGCAGTTCGACCACCGCCTTGGCCCGCCCGGCTGACTCCGCCGTGTCGTCCCCCCTGGGGACGAGGATCAGGTCGATACCGGCACGCTCGGCGGCTTCGAACGCCCAGGGGAACACGGACAACTGGCCGACGAGGACAAGTTTCGGATGCTGCGGCATGACAGTTCTCCAAGTTTCGGCTGCAGGATCGGCTGCGTGGACGGATTCGGGCGAGGTGGCACCGGAGCCGGGCCCGTCAGGCGGAGCACATGACCGGCGCGCTGTTCGGCCGCGCCGCGAACGGGCGTGTACCGGGCTCCCATTCGTAGGAGAACCGGCCGTTCACACACGGGTGCTGGGCACGCAGCAGGTAGCTCTCCGCCAGCTCCTCAAGGAGGTCCTCAGCCCGCTGGCCGCTGATCCCCAGGGTCGCTGCGACAAGCGCCGGCGTGAGCCGGTCGGGGACGCCGGGAGACAACAGCGCGTACGCCAGGGGCTGCAACTCGGTGGGCAGCGCCGCGAACGTCCGGCCGAATCCGGCCCGCACGCCCAGAGCGTCACCCTCGGCGCCCCCGGACGCGAGGACCCAGGCGGTGGCCTGCCGGGCCGTCCAGTGCGGGCGGCGGCGCAGCTGCGCGGCGACCGCGAAGAGCACGCCCGGCAGCCCGCGGCACAGCCGGGCCAGCCGTCGCAGCCCCTCCGGGTCCATGGTGCCCCAGTGGCTCGGCACGGAGGATGCCAGCAGGTGCAGGCAGTCGGCGAAGGGCAGTCCGGCCAGTTCGACGTGGACCGCCGATGAGGACACGAACAGCCGCCGACGGCTGCCGATCACCACTCCGCACCCGGCGCCCGATGGCAGCAGCGGCGTCAAGTCCCG
The sequence above is a segment of the Streptomyces lydicus genome. Coding sequences within it:
- a CDS encoding ATP-grasp domain-containing protein; protein product: MPQHPKLVLVGQLSVFPWAFEAAERAGIDLILVPRGDDTAESAGRAKAVVELLPLDIDGDPDGALSALADRYRQEPFDGIMSGNERVIPFVARAARELGLTGLTEEAAAVVRDKRSMRQRLLAAGLGVPGFVVVNDPDRWTDALTLRFPVVVKPANGHSSFAVIRADDGEGLEQAVARTWKLVETHLGAADGSESDAGVLVEEYLDGPEISAESLVHHGQVRVCAVSWKGELTGPYFEESTLRAPAQLPAEILAAIEAEVIGAHHAFGVTEGTTHTELRLVGGVRPVLLEMTARLGGGGNMHHLVHVSSGIDLAAEALRIHLGREPLCWREEPAPAGHAAAYLVPIGSGGRVKQIRGLDAVRNDPQVDYVVQTAGPGAVLRPYPDWSGNPAVVLSHHESDAEAAAYLDHLARTLHVEYEEQE